ACCCGGCCAGCAGCGCCTGGGTGACGCGCAGGGCATGCTCGCGGTCGCGGGCGTCCATCCGCAGGAACAGCCGGCCCTCGGCCGGGGTCAGGCGGGCCAGGGCCCACAGGTCGTCCGGGGCCGCCTGCATTTCCCTAAGGCTGCGGCGCAGGCGGCGGAGCTTTTCGGGCAGTGCGCGGAGCCGGAGCATGGCCTGCAGTATGGCGCAGCTGCGTATATTGCTCTTTGACATGGGAAGTTTCGTGATGGCGACCGGAGGCACCGGCGGGCATATCTATCCGGCGGTGGCCACCGCTCAGGAACTGATTCGGCGCGGGCACCACGCGGCGCTGCTGGGCCAGCGCGGCGGGATGGAGCAGGGCGCGGCCGAGCGGGGTGGGCTGGAATTTTTCGGGGTGGACGCCGGCAAACTGGCCCGCAGCGGTCAGGGCCGCCCCGACCCGCGCGAACTGCTGAAAGCGGCCGGCGGGGTGGTGCAGGCCCGGCGCTGGCTGGCGCAGCGGCGCCCCGACGCCGTGGTGGGCTACGGCGGCTTTGCCAGCCTGCCAGGGGTGCTGGCCGCGCAGAGCCTGGGGATTCCCACGGTGCTGCACGAACAGAACGCCCACCTGGGCCTGACGCAGCGGCTGGCCGCCGGCCGCGCCCGCGCCGTGGGCACCGCTTACGATGAGGTGATCGGGCTGCCGGCCGGCAAAGGCACCCTGGTGGGCATGCCGGTCCGGGAAACCCGGCTGGAACGCCCCGGAGCGTTCGCACGCCTGCAAGAAGCCGGGCTGGCACTGGACCCGCAGCGCCTGACCCTGCTGGTGATGGGCGGCTCGCAGGGGTCGCTGGCGCTGAACGAGGGTGTGCCCCCGGTGCTGCGGGAGGTGCTGGCCGGCGGGCAGCTGCACGGCGAGCCGGTGCAGGTGCTGCACTCCACCGGGCCGCGCTGGGAAAGCGGCGTGAAGGCCGCCGTGGCCGACCTGCCCTGGTATCACGTGGCCGGCTTCGTGGACGCCCCGGCCGCCTGGAGCGTGGCCGACCTGGGCATCACCCGCGCCGGCACCGGCACCCTGGCTGAAGCTGCCTTTTACGCGGTGCCGCTGATCATGGTGCCGCTGCCCGAATCGGCCGAGAACCACCAGTTTCATAACGCGCAGGCGGTGGAACGGGCCGGTGCCGGCCGCCTGGTCCCGCAGGATGCCCTCACCCGTGACCTGGGAAAGCGGGTGCTAGAGTGTGGTCTGTCAGGCACGCGCAGCGAGATGCGGGGGGCCGCACAGCAGCGTTCGCCACAGGGCGCGGCGGCCCGGCTGGCCGATCTGATCGAACGACTCTGATAGGCCGGCTCCGGAAGTCTGTTTCTTTCCCCCGAACGTCTCAAACCCACACTGTTCGCAAGCGCCCCTGCCGCCCCCTTCCACCATGACCAAACTGTTTACTGCTGAACATCCCTCCCCCAAGGAGACACATATCCATCTGATGGGCATCGGCGGCATCGGCGTGAGCGCCTTTGCCCGGCTGCTCAAGGCCCGTGGCTACCACGTTTCCGGCTGTGACGCCCAGGCCTCGGACCTGACCCGGCAACTGGAAGCCGAGGGCATCGCCGTGCAGCTTGGGCATGATCCTTCGCACCTGCACCCACGCGGCGGCGTGCCGGCCGCCAGTGTGCTGGTCGCTTCCGAAGCGGTGCCCAAGTCGCACCCTGAAGTCAAGGCGGCGCTAGACGCCGGCGTCAGCGTGCTGCCGCGGATGGAGCTGCTGGCTCAGCTACTGAGCGCGTCGCCCTCTATCGGAGTGATCGGCACCCACGGCAAAACCACCACCAGTTCGATGATCGCGGTGGCCCTGACCGGCGCAGGGCTGGACCCGGCGGCTTTCGTGGGCGGTATCGTGCCCGAGTTCGGCGCTAATGCGCGGGCAGGCCACGGCCCGTTTGTGGCCGAAGTGGACGAATCCGACCGCAACTTTGCGCGGCTGAGCTGCGAAACGGCCGTCTTTACCAACGCCGAGGATGACCATGTGGGCGGCAATCAGGCCACCTACTGGGAAACGGCGGAAGAACAGCATGCCGGCTTCGCGCAGTTCGTATCGCAGGCCAAGCAGGTGCTGTACTACGCCGACTGGCACGGGCTGGAAGGCCGCAGCCTGGAACATCTGGTCACCGGCTGCCCGGCGCGGTTTTCTTACGGCGTGTCCAAGGGCTGCACCTACCGTGCCGAGGACCTGCGCCCCGATCCGGACGGCACCAGTTTCACGGTGACCTGCCGCGGCGAGGTGCTGGGCGAGGCCCGGGTCAGCCTGCCGGGACACCACAATGCCATGAATGCGCTGGCTGCGCTGGCCGTGACCCACCTGTACGGCGGCGATTTTGCAGCGGCCGCTCAGGCACTGGCCGCCTTCAAGGGTCCGGGCCGCCGCTGGCAGCACATCGGCGAAGTGCACGGCGCGCAGGTGGTGGATGACTACGCGCACAATCCCACCAAACTGCACGCCGCCGTCGAGGCCGCGCAGCAAACCGGCCGGCGGGTGCGGGTGGTGTTTCAGCCGCACCGCTACCTGCGGACCCGGCAGTCCTGGCCGCGCCTGGCCGACGCCCTGATGGACGCCGACGAGGTGATGGTGCTGGACATCGCCGCAGCTGGCGAGCAGCCTATCGAAGGCGTGCACTCTCAGCTGATCGTGGACCGGATGAACGAGCATGGTCACCACGACGTGCGCTACTGGCCTGAACGCAGCGAGCTGATCGAACACCTGCGGGACACGGCCGGCGCCGGCGACATCATCGTGACGATGGGCGCCGGAGATGTCTGGCAGCTGGCGCGGGATCTGGTCAAGGCCGGCGAAAACCCTCGGCCCCCGCTGGGAGAAGTTCAGTGACGGCCGCTTCCGCCTCGCCCAGTCGGCTGGGCACCCGGGTCGAGCGCTGGCCACTGGCCCGCTACACCACGGTCGGCGTGGGCGGCGAGGCGGAGGTGTGGTTCGTGGAATCACTGGACGCCCTGGCCGAAGCGGTGGAGCAGCCCTACCGCATCCTGGGCGGCGGCAGCAACCTGGTGATTGCCGACAGCGGCGTGCCCGAGCGGGTCATTCGTCTCTCTGGTCCCCTTGCCAAGGCCGACCTGACCCCCGCCCCCGACCTGAGCGACCCGCAGAGTGGATTGATCGTGACCGGCTGGGTGGGTGGCGGCACGCCGCTGCCAGGGCTGCTGCGCAAATTGCAGGCCCAGGGCTGGAGTAACCTGGAAGGCACCGTCGGCATTCCCGCGCAGGTGGGCGGCGCCGTGTGGATGAACGCCGGCACCCGCTTTGGCGAGATGTTCAGCGGCCTGCACACCATCGAAATCGTGACGCCGCAGGGCGTGCGGCAGGTGACGCCGG
This region of Deinococcus sp. Marseille-Q6407 genomic DNA includes:
- a CDS encoding UDP-N-acetylmuramate dehydrogenase, with product MTAASASPSRLGTRVERWPLARYTTVGVGGEAEVWFVESLDALAEAVEQPYRILGGGSNLVIADSGVPERVIRLSGPLAKADLTPAPDLSDPQSGLIVTGWVGGGTPLPGLLRKLQAQGWSNLEGTVGIPAQVGGAVWMNAGTRFGEMFSGLHTIEIVTPQGVRQVTPDDLAWGYRNSGIPRGHVISRVRLKLQQSTPEAVQQRMDQADQARKGQPKMKTPGCAFKNPAGVSAGMLIDQAGLKGEQIGQARIAPEHGNFIVNLGGASASDVLGLLRLVKSRLAPQLNVPLELEYEIWPEEAADDLR
- the murG gene encoding undecaprenyldiphospho-muramoylpentapeptide beta-N-acetylglucosaminyltransferase, which encodes MGSFVMATGGTGGHIYPAVATAQELIRRGHHAALLGQRGGMEQGAAERGGLEFFGVDAGKLARSGQGRPDPRELLKAAGGVVQARRWLAQRRPDAVVGYGGFASLPGVLAAQSLGIPTVLHEQNAHLGLTQRLAAGRARAVGTAYDEVIGLPAGKGTLVGMPVRETRLERPGAFARLQEAGLALDPQRLTLLVMGGSQGSLALNEGVPPVLREVLAGGQLHGEPVQVLHSTGPRWESGVKAAVADLPWYHVAGFVDAPAAWSVADLGITRAGTGTLAEAAFYAVPLIMVPLPESAENHQFHNAQAVERAGAGRLVPQDALTRDLGKRVLECGLSGTRSEMRGAAQQRSPQGAAARLADLIERL
- the murC gene encoding UDP-N-acetylmuramate--L-alanine ligase — protein: MTKLFTAEHPSPKETHIHLMGIGGIGVSAFARLLKARGYHVSGCDAQASDLTRQLEAEGIAVQLGHDPSHLHPRGGVPAASVLVASEAVPKSHPEVKAALDAGVSVLPRMELLAQLLSASPSIGVIGTHGKTTTSSMIAVALTGAGLDPAAFVGGIVPEFGANARAGHGPFVAEVDESDRNFARLSCETAVFTNAEDDHVGGNQATYWETAEEQHAGFAQFVSQAKQVLYYADWHGLEGRSLEHLVTGCPARFSYGVSKGCTYRAEDLRPDPDGTSFTVTCRGEVLGEARVSLPGHHNAMNALAALAVTHLYGGDFAAAAQALAAFKGPGRRWQHIGEVHGAQVVDDYAHNPTKLHAAVEAAQQTGRRVRVVFQPHRYLRTRQSWPRLADALMDADEVMVLDIAAAGEQPIEGVHSQLIVDRMNEHGHHDVRYWPERSELIEHLRDTAGAGDIIVTMGAGDVWQLARDLVKAGENPRPPLGEVQ